The following proteins are co-located in the Myxococcus xanthus genome:
- a CDS encoding non-ribosomal peptide synthetase, which translates to MTDISRALEQLSPSQRALLDLLLQEQQSAQPHAAAPVLVRRESNEPAPASFPQQRLWVLHELDPSSMAAYNVHVSVEFFGRLDRALLTRCVNEVVRRHESLRTTLRSHGGDPVQVVAPSLELTLPEEDLSALSLEAQGDEVRRRIIAEANFEFDLSAGPLLRVGILRLDAQHALVLLTLHHSVTDQWSLGVFLQELMALYKAFEEGQPSPLPELELQYPDYARWQREQFETRELAGQLDYWRRQLTPQPSALVVPSDHPRPALKTYRGGWHHFRLEPELARKLKQLAQKEGATLFMVLMAAYQTLLHRYSGQQDFAVGSPVANRRAPELEPLIGFFVNMLVMRADASGDPTFRSFLHRVRQVCLDAYSHQDVPFDKLVEELQPPRDPSRNPFFEAVFVLQNVPQPALRIPGLLARYVELDLGVSQFDLLMELREDRPDRFIGRIEYCADLFDAKTVERMDRHYVRLLESVVENADQRLSELPLLRTEERQQLLVDWNAKSTAFPRETPIHSLFSEQAARAPDAVALVSGETLVTYAELERRANQLAHHLRTYGVSRGTRVGLCLERSPDMVVGLLAILKAGGAYVPIDHHYPAERISLLLQEAGIGVLVTTKPLAEGLPASNSKHVCVDTDADVITALPHDAPLPATVGGDDLAYVMFTSGSTGRPKGVCIPHRAVSRLVLANPFIHFGPDEVFLQLAPVAFDA; encoded by the coding sequence ATGACTGACATCTCTCGGGCCCTCGAGCAGCTTTCTCCCTCGCAGCGCGCCCTTCTCGACCTGCTCCTCCAAGAGCAGCAGTCGGCGCAGCCTCACGCGGCGGCGCCCGTCCTGGTCCGGCGCGAAAGCAACGAACCCGCTCCTGCATCCTTCCCTCAGCAGCGTCTGTGGGTCCTGCATGAGCTGGATCCCAGCAGCATGGCTGCCTACAACGTCCACGTGAGCGTGGAGTTCTTCGGGCGGCTGGACCGGGCCCTGCTCACCCGTTGTGTGAACGAGGTGGTGCGCCGTCACGAATCCCTGCGCACGACGCTGAGGAGCCACGGCGGAGATCCGGTGCAGGTGGTCGCCCCCTCGCTGGAGCTCACCCTCCCCGAAGAGGACCTGTCCGCGCTGTCCCTGGAGGCGCAGGGAGATGAGGTACGCCGCCGCATCATCGCGGAGGCCAACTTCGAGTTCGACCTCTCCGCCGGGCCGCTGCTGCGAGTCGGCATCCTGCGGCTCGATGCGCAGCACGCACTGGTGCTGTTGACCCTGCACCACTCCGTAACGGACCAGTGGTCCCTGGGCGTGTTCCTCCAGGAGTTGATGGCGCTCTACAAAGCCTTCGAGGAGGGCCAGCCTTCGCCCCTGCCGGAGTTGGAACTCCAGTACCCGGACTACGCGCGGTGGCAGCGCGAGCAGTTCGAAACGCGGGAACTGGCCGGTCAGCTCGATTACTGGCGACGACAGCTCACGCCGCAGCCTTCCGCGCTGGTCGTTCCGTCGGACCATCCCCGACCGGCGCTGAAGACGTATCGCGGCGGGTGGCACCACTTCCGGCTCGAGCCAGAGCTGGCACGGAAGCTCAAGCAACTGGCGCAGAAGGAAGGCGCCACGCTCTTCATGGTGCTGATGGCGGCCTACCAGACGCTGCTGCACCGCTACAGCGGCCAGCAGGACTTCGCGGTGGGCTCGCCTGTCGCCAACCGCCGGGCCCCCGAGCTCGAACCGCTCATCGGATTCTTCGTCAACATGCTGGTGATGCGTGCGGATGCCTCGGGGGACCCGACGTTCCGCTCATTCCTGCACCGGGTGCGGCAGGTCTGCCTGGATGCCTACTCACACCAGGACGTGCCCTTCGACAAGCTTGTGGAGGAGCTGCAACCGCCCCGCGACCCCAGCCGCAATCCGTTCTTCGAGGCCGTCTTCGTCCTCCAGAACGTGCCTCAGCCGGCCCTGCGGATTCCGGGCCTGCTCGCGCGTTACGTGGAGTTGGATCTGGGCGTGTCCCAGTTCGACCTGCTGATGGAGCTGCGCGAGGACCGGCCGGACCGGTTCATCGGCCGCATCGAGTACTGCGCGGACCTGTTCGACGCGAAGACCGTCGAACGGATGGATCGCCACTACGTGCGCCTGCTGGAGAGCGTGGTTGAGAACGCCGACCAGCGACTCTCCGAGCTGCCCCTACTGCGCACCGAGGAGCGTCAACAGCTCCTGGTCGACTGGAACGCGAAGTCCACGGCGTTTCCACGTGAGACGCCGATTCACTCGCTCTTCTCCGAGCAGGCGGCTCGCGCGCCAGACGCCGTGGCGCTTGTCAGTGGTGAGACCCTCGTCACCTATGCGGAGTTGGAGCGTCGTGCGAATCAACTCGCGCATCACCTGCGCACGTACGGCGTTTCCCGAGGCACCCGCGTGGGCCTGTGCCTGGAGCGCTCTCCGGACATGGTGGTGGGACTTCTCGCCATCCTCAAGGCCGGCGGCGCCTACGTGCCCATCGATCACCACTACCCCGCTGAGCGCATCTCCTTGCTGCTTCAGGAGGCCGGCATCGGCGTGCTCGTCACGACGAAGCCACTGGCGGAAGGGCTCCCTGCATCCAACAGCAAGCATGTGTGTGTAGACACAGACGCGGACGTCATCACCGCCTTGCCGCATGACGCGCCTCTGCCCGCGACCGTGGGCGGTGATGATCTCGCCTACGTCATGTTCACCTCCGGCAGCACCGGCCGGCCCAAGGGCGTCTGCATTCCTCACCGCGCAGTCTCTCGCCTCGTCCTCGCCAACCCCTTCATCCACTTCGGCCCTGACGAAGTCTTCCTCCAACTCGCCCCCGTCGCCTTCGACGC
- a CDS encoding type I polyketide synthase: MAGDTHWNGLEIAIIGMACRFPGACNAEAYWRNLRDGVESITFLQESELEPSVMEDPALRKSPQYVRAAAPIEGADLFDAAFFGITPKEAEVMDPQQRVFLECAWAALEDAGYDPERYREHIGVYAGARTNTYVFNLFSNPAALGMLGAFEVGLGNDLAFLSTRVAHRLNLKGPAYSLHTACSTSLVAVHLAAQALLAGECRMALAGGVALQSPQRTGYLYQFGGVASPDGRCRTFDAQAQGTLFGNGAGLVVLKRLEDALEDGDTIHAVIRGSAINNDGAQKASFNAPSVQGQSRVIRNALLTAEVDARSITYVEAHGTGTQLGDPIEVRALTRAFRTSTQDTGFCALGSVKPNIGHLDAASGIASLIKTVLALKHQQLPPTLHFQEPNPQIDFATSPFFVNATLRDWAPGPSPRRAGVSAFGIGGTNAHVILEEAPAVAPTADARPWYVLPLSAKTSTALDTATEALASHLEQHPEQALKDVAYTLQVGRQAFQHRRIAVVKDREHAIRVLRGEEPERLVTLKQEARGRPVAFLFPGGGTHHLGMGAGLYRTEPVFREAADEVASVLRPHLGVDLRTVLYQEPLQEVPGLSRNALALPAIFLTEYALARLWMSCGVEPEQMLGHSLGEYAAACIAGVLSVEDAAALVALRGQLMDELPAGSMLSISLPEAEVVPLLGQELDLAAVNAPSQCVVSGPLAEVKRLMAELTARGVEHRQLHVEAAAHSRMLERILPRFHERVSRLTLRPPERPYISSRTGQPVTGDEVTRPQYWVDHLRHSVRFRDGMQVLLEDSTRVLLEVGPAQSLTAVARLQGEPAGARTIVSSARHPKDDQPDEAVFLNALGRLWLAGVEVDWSGVHGTETVRRIPLPTYPFEGQRYWVAPLDRSAALLASQAAGASKLTDIADWFHLPSWRRTPPATLAPSALAQPRCWVVFTDGGPLASRLVSRLEEAGQYVVTVHAGAAFSRDDERRFTVAPSAPGDYAALLSALEDLTPRPEVFVHLWSLTPQGERESILTRFQAAQALGYYSVVHLGQALAGLKDARPLRVEVISNHLFDPDGRAEALPEKAPLLGPCQVLSQQHVHITARGVDVILPGAEGVAALAEQLVAELATEARDVRVALRGSRRWVQELSPVRLTETAAPARPLRERGVYLITGGLGRVGLLLASHLARTKQARLALVGRTPLPPRRLWDDWVSTQGEDDDASLLIRRVRELESHGAEVLVLSADVSKPHWMQEVLAEVDQLFGALHGVLHCADLPLAPPERTPPSATNPDAEARFRAKVRGTYVLEDVLRDRALDFVMLFSASAAVLSPFGDTPSTAANLFVDAFAAHRSRSAGTPWMSVAWDPWPRAAGASDARAPGLEPYAMTENEATEAFQRVVTGGLDGPVVVATGDVSRRLTAWLQRAVALPKVARKVRTGDEELPANELERVIAALWQEVLGVEQVARHDHFFELGGHSLLATQVVGRLRSRLQLDLSLALLFTSPTVAGLAKAIADLQARQQESLYRELLDRVTRVSEQELAEELRRRGVKAA, from the coding sequence ATGGCTGGCGACACCCACTGGAACGGGCTGGAGATTGCAATCATCGGGATGGCGTGCCGCTTTCCCGGGGCCTGTAACGCCGAGGCGTACTGGCGGAACCTTCGGGATGGCGTCGAGTCCATCACCTTCCTCCAGGAGTCGGAGCTGGAGCCTTCCGTCATGGAGGACCCGGCGCTGCGCAAGTCGCCGCAGTACGTGCGCGCCGCGGCCCCCATCGAGGGCGCGGACCTGTTCGACGCGGCCTTCTTCGGCATCACCCCCAAGGAAGCCGAGGTGATGGATCCGCAGCAGCGTGTCTTCCTGGAGTGTGCCTGGGCGGCCCTGGAAGACGCGGGCTACGACCCCGAGCGCTATCGGGAGCACATCGGCGTCTACGCGGGAGCCCGAACCAACACGTACGTCTTCAATCTCTTCTCCAACCCGGCCGCACTGGGGATGCTCGGCGCGTTCGAGGTGGGCCTCGGCAACGACCTGGCCTTCCTCAGCACGCGGGTGGCGCACCGGCTCAACCTGAAGGGTCCGGCCTATTCGCTGCACACCGCCTGCTCCACCTCACTGGTTGCGGTGCACCTGGCTGCCCAGGCGCTCCTCGCGGGCGAATGCCGCATGGCCCTCGCTGGCGGTGTGGCCCTCCAGTCGCCTCAGCGCACCGGCTACCTGTATCAATTTGGTGGTGTTGCATCGCCAGACGGACGCTGCCGCACCTTTGATGCGCAGGCGCAGGGCACCCTCTTCGGTAACGGCGCGGGCCTGGTGGTGCTCAAGCGCCTGGAGGACGCCCTGGAGGATGGAGACACCATCCACGCCGTCATCCGTGGCTCGGCCATCAACAACGACGGCGCCCAGAAAGCCAGCTTCAACGCCCCCAGCGTCCAAGGCCAGTCACGCGTCATCCGCAATGCCTTGCTGACCGCGGAGGTGGACGCGCGGAGCATCACCTATGTGGAGGCCCATGGCACGGGCACCCAACTGGGAGACCCCATCGAGGTCCGCGCGCTCACCCGCGCCTTCCGGACGAGCACGCAGGACACAGGCTTCTGCGCGCTCGGCTCGGTGAAGCCCAACATCGGCCACCTGGATGCCGCGTCTGGCATCGCCAGCCTCATCAAGACGGTCCTCGCACTGAAGCACCAGCAGCTGCCGCCCACGCTGCATTTCCAGGAGCCCAATCCGCAGATTGACTTCGCCACCAGTCCCTTCTTCGTCAACGCCACCCTGAGGGACTGGGCGCCGGGCCCCTCCCCTCGCCGAGCCGGTGTCAGCGCCTTTGGCATTGGTGGCACCAACGCGCACGTCATCCTGGAGGAGGCCCCAGCCGTCGCCCCCACCGCGGACGCCCGTCCCTGGTACGTGCTGCCGTTGTCGGCGAAGACAAGCACCGCCCTGGATACCGCGACGGAGGCGCTGGCCAGCCACCTGGAACAACACCCGGAGCAGGCGCTGAAGGACGTGGCCTACACGCTGCAAGTGGGACGGCAGGCCTTCCAGCACCGCCGCATCGCCGTGGTGAAGGACCGGGAGCACGCCATCCGCGTGTTGCGAGGCGAGGAGCCAGAGCGGCTGGTGACGCTGAAGCAAGAGGCACGAGGCCGCCCCGTGGCGTTCCTCTTCCCGGGAGGAGGCACCCACCACCTGGGCATGGGCGCGGGCCTCTACCGCACGGAGCCCGTCTTCCGTGAGGCCGCCGACGAGGTCGCCAGCGTCCTGCGCCCGCACCTGGGCGTGGATCTGCGCACGGTGCTCTACCAGGAGCCCCTCCAGGAGGTGCCGGGGCTCTCCCGCAACGCGCTCGCGCTGCCCGCCATCTTCCTGACGGAGTACGCCCTTGCGCGGCTGTGGATGTCATGTGGCGTGGAGCCGGAGCAGATGCTCGGCCACAGCCTGGGCGAGTACGCGGCGGCGTGCATCGCCGGTGTGCTGTCGGTGGAGGATGCGGCGGCCCTGGTGGCGCTGCGTGGCCAGCTCATGGATGAGCTGCCCGCCGGGTCCATGCTGAGCATCAGCCTTCCCGAGGCGGAGGTGGTGCCGCTGCTGGGCCAGGAGTTGGACCTCGCGGCGGTGAATGCGCCCTCGCAGTGCGTGGTCTCCGGCCCACTGGCGGAGGTGAAGCGATTGATGGCGGAGCTGACGGCGCGAGGCGTGGAGCACCGCCAACTGCACGTGGAGGCGGCGGCGCACTCGCGCATGCTGGAGCGCATCCTGCCGCGCTTCCACGAGCGCGTGTCCCGTCTGACGCTCCGTCCCCCCGAGCGCCCCTACATTTCCAGCCGGACCGGCCAGCCCGTCACGGGGGACGAGGTGACGCGGCCTCAGTACTGGGTGGACCATCTGCGCCACTCGGTACGCTTCCGGGACGGCATGCAGGTGCTGCTGGAGGACTCGACGCGCGTCCTGCTGGAGGTGGGGCCCGCGCAGTCGCTGACCGCCGTGGCAAGGCTCCAAGGCGAGCCCGCCGGCGCGCGCACCATCGTCTCCTCCGCGCGCCATCCCAAGGATGACCAGCCGGACGAGGCCGTCTTCTTGAATGCGCTGGGACGGCTGTGGCTCGCGGGCGTGGAGGTGGACTGGAGCGGCGTGCACGGGACGGAGACGGTCCGGCGCATCCCCCTTCCCACGTACCCCTTCGAAGGGCAGCGATATTGGGTTGCTCCTCTGGACCGGTCCGCCGCGCTGCTGGCCTCGCAGGCCGCGGGCGCCAGCAAGCTGACCGACATCGCGGACTGGTTTCACCTGCCCTCGTGGCGGCGCACGCCTCCGGCCACGCTGGCGCCCTCGGCGCTCGCCCAGCCCCGGTGCTGGGTGGTGTTCACCGACGGAGGTCCGTTGGCCTCGCGGCTCGTCTCTCGGTTGGAAGAGGCGGGACAGTACGTCGTCACCGTGCACGCGGGCGCCGCGTTCTCCCGTGACGATGAGCGGCGCTTCACCGTGGCTCCGAGCGCACCTGGAGACTACGCCGCGCTGCTGAGCGCGCTGGAGGACCTGACACCCCGGCCTGAAGTGTTCGTCCACCTGTGGAGCCTGACGCCGCAGGGCGAGCGCGAGTCCATACTGACGCGGTTCCAGGCCGCGCAAGCGTTGGGCTACTACAGCGTGGTGCACCTGGGGCAAGCCCTTGCCGGACTGAAGGATGCGCGCCCACTCCGGGTGGAGGTCATCTCCAACCACCTGTTCGACCCGGACGGCCGAGCGGAGGCGCTGCCGGAGAAGGCGCCCCTGTTGGGCCCCTGCCAGGTGCTGTCGCAGCAACACGTGCACATCACCGCGCGCGGCGTCGATGTGATCCTCCCTGGCGCAGAAGGCGTTGCGGCCCTGGCCGAACAGCTCGTCGCCGAGCTCGCCACGGAGGCACGAGACGTCCGGGTGGCCTTGCGCGGTTCACGCCGCTGGGTCCAGGAGCTGTCTCCCGTTCGGCTGACGGAGACGGCCGCCCCCGCGCGACCTCTGCGTGAGCGCGGCGTGTACCTCATCACCGGCGGCCTGGGCCGCGTGGGCCTGCTGCTGGCCAGCCATCTGGCGCGCACGAAGCAGGCGCGGCTGGCGCTGGTGGGCCGCACGCCGCTGCCGCCCCGGCGTCTCTGGGACGATTGGGTTTCCACCCAGGGTGAGGACGACGACGCCAGCCTGCTCATCCGGCGCGTGCGTGAATTGGAGTCACACGGAGCAGAGGTGCTCGTCCTGAGCGCCGACGTCTCCAAGCCGCACTGGATGCAGGAAGTCCTGGCCGAGGTGGACCAGCTCTTCGGCGCGCTCCACGGGGTGCTGCACTGCGCGGACCTTCCCCTGGCTCCGCCCGAACGGACCCCGCCCTCCGCGACGAACCCGGACGCGGAGGCCCGTTTCCGCGCCAAGGTGCGCGGCACGTACGTGCTGGAGGACGTCCTGCGCGACCGGGCGCTGGACTTCGTGATGCTGTTCTCCGCGTCGGCGGCGGTGCTGTCGCCCTTCGGCGACACGCCTTCGACGGCGGCCAACCTCTTCGTGGATGCGTTCGCGGCTCACCGCAGCCGGAGCGCAGGAACGCCTTGGATGAGCGTGGCCTGGGACCCGTGGCCGCGAGCGGCCGGCGCCAGCGATGCGCGCGCTCCTGGCCTCGAGCCGTATGCCATGACCGAGAACGAAGCCACCGAGGCCTTCCAGCGAGTCGTCACGGGCGGCCTGGATGGCCCGGTGGTGGTGGCCACGGGTGACGTGTCACGGCGACTGACTGCGTGGCTCCAGCGGGCGGTCGCGCTGCCCAAGGTCGCTCGCAAGGTCCGCACCGGAGACGAAGAGCTTCCCGCCAATGAGCTGGAGCGTGTCATCGCGGCCCTGTGGCAGGAGGTCCTGGGTGTCGAACAGGTGGCGCGGCACGACCACTTCTTCGAGCTGGGCGGGCACTCGCTGCTCGCCACGCAGGTCGTCGGGCGCCTTCGCTCACGGCTGCAGCTGGACCTGAGTCTGGCACTGCTCTTCACGTCGCCCACCGTGGCGGGTCTGGCGAAGGCAATCGCCGACCTCCAGGCGCGGCAACAAGAGTCCCTCTATCGCGAGCTGCTCGACCGGGTCACCCGCGTCTCCGAGCAGGAGCTCGCCGAAGAGCTTCGGCGCCGCGGCGTGAAGGCCGCGTGA
- a CDS encoding type I polyketide synthase, whose product MGRHTRYEGDASLAVAIVGMAARVPGAEDVEAFWRLLREGREAITFFTSEAMKALGVEPGWLANPNFVRAAPVLERPGRFDAALFGYAPREAELLDPQHRIFLECAWSALEHAGYAPGRLTVSTGVFAGSSLSTYLLFNLLSRAEFQQAEDTFPAMVGNDKDFLATRVAYHFNLKGPALTVQTGCSTSLVATHLACQSLLGYQCDVALAGGVSVHMPQRTGYHSQDGGITSPDGHCRAFDAKGQGTLFGSGAGVVVLKRLEDALNDGDTIHAVIRGSAINNDGAMKVGYTAPGVEGQSEVIARAQAVAEVSPDSISYVEAHGTATPLGDPVEVQALTEAFRAGTDKRGFCGLGSVKTNVGHLDAAAGVTGLLKTVLALEHGELPPSLHYEKPNPRIDFESSPFYVNAALKPWPEGDTPRRAGVSSFGIGGTNAHVILEEAPVSLPGDAARPLQLLVLSAKTPSALESQTAALLAHLQAHPEQQLADVAWTLQVGRKPMEIRRIVVCEDRASAVAALESKDPQRMFTLAPGNSTPSAVFMFPGGGAQYPDMGRGLYASEKVFREAVDCCCELLRPRLGFDLRPVMYPDAANAADAVQRLKRTSLALPALFTVEYALAQLWQSWGVKPEALIGHSLGEYAAACLAGVFSLEDALALVVLRGKLFEELPGGGMLSVPLPEAELRPLLGDSLSIAAMNGPAQCAVAGTVDAVEALAAELTRREVEFRHIPIDVAAHSHLVEPILARFESFVGTLTRNAPTLPIVSNVTGTWMTPEEAVDPAYWTRHLRQTVRFGDGIRTLAAQPGRVYLEVGPGRTLGTLARLQLNGPKAPSVLSSLRHPQDPVPDDAFLSTTVGRLWAAGMEVDWSAVHGGARRLRVPLPTYPFEGQDYWLAPEVSSSRRRGIARKSADVAGWFYLPAWQRAPLMPKAGPVTPRGWVVYQDVGGLGAALAERLERLGHGVIRVTPGPGFRQVTEHEFTVDGREREDHAQFLRALKARSFNVERVVYLWSLDVSGADFDEAQARGFFSVLRLAQALSGAELPGPVELTVVGREALEVESADAVAPERATLPALCKVIPQELDTVACRYVDVSTPSVDALVREVTSDAPDPVVAWRGPHRQVQAYEPLRIEADTPVSWPLKQRGVYLITGGLGGVGLRMADYLARTRQARLVLVGRSGAEQDADGRRQRAVRALEAAGAEVLVARADVADEAQLRTVLAEVDSRFGALDGVIHAAGLAGDGAVSLLGAMEPATCAPHFRAKVHGTYALDRALAGRSLDFVLLVSSNATVLGGLGLGAYAAANAFLDAFAAARSRTGGPRWLSTNWDGWPVDAAEGAKAVQTSIDQFAMTPDEAVEAFRRVVEAPLEGQVLVSTGNLDARVAQWVRREGAGAKKDAGGTLHSRPALGTEYVAPTDEVERALVRVWQEQLGLEQLGIHDNFFDLGGNSLLWLKIVGRMKRELGRDVPLTSVFEAPTVATLAKKLGQGPAPAETTAFESSQSRGAQRRERRSRRE is encoded by the coding sequence ATGGGTCGTCACACCCGGTATGAGGGGGACGCGAGTCTCGCGGTAGCCATTGTCGGCATGGCCGCCCGCGTGCCCGGTGCTGAAGACGTGGAGGCCTTCTGGCGCCTGCTGCGTGAGGGCAGGGAGGCCATCACCTTCTTCACCAGCGAAGCGATGAAGGCGTTGGGCGTGGAGCCCGGCTGGCTGGCCAATCCAAACTTCGTTCGCGCAGCCCCTGTCCTGGAGCGGCCGGGGCGCTTCGACGCGGCTTTGTTCGGATACGCCCCACGTGAGGCGGAGTTGCTGGACCCGCAGCACCGCATCTTCCTGGAGTGTGCCTGGTCGGCGCTGGAGCACGCGGGCTACGCCCCGGGCCGGTTGACGGTCTCTACCGGCGTCTTCGCGGGCTCCAGCTTGAGCACTTATCTGCTGTTCAATCTGCTCTCCCGGGCGGAGTTCCAGCAGGCCGAGGACACGTTCCCGGCCATGGTCGGTAACGACAAAGACTTCCTGGCCACGCGCGTGGCCTATCACTTCAATCTCAAGGGGCCCGCGCTCACCGTGCAGACGGGATGCTCGACGTCGTTGGTGGCCACGCACCTCGCCTGTCAGTCGCTGCTGGGCTACCAGTGCGACGTGGCGCTGGCGGGCGGCGTGTCCGTGCACATGCCCCAGCGCACGGGCTACCACTCTCAGGACGGCGGCATCACCTCTCCGGACGGGCACTGCCGCGCGTTTGACGCCAAGGGGCAGGGCACGCTCTTCGGCAGCGGCGCGGGCGTGGTGGTGCTCAAGCGCCTGGAAGATGCGCTGAATGATGGTGACACCATCCACGCCGTCATCCGTGGCTCGGCCATCAACAACGACGGCGCCATGAAGGTGGGCTACACCGCCCCCGGGGTCGAGGGACAGTCGGAGGTCATTGCCCGCGCACAGGCCGTAGCGGAGGTGTCCCCGGACTCCATCTCCTATGTGGAGGCGCATGGCACCGCCACGCCACTGGGAGATCCCGTGGAGGTGCAGGCCCTCACGGAGGCCTTCCGAGCGGGGACGGACAAGCGTGGCTTCTGCGGGCTGGGCTCGGTGAAGACCAATGTGGGCCACCTGGACGCGGCGGCGGGAGTCACCGGCCTGCTGAAGACGGTGCTCGCGTTGGAGCATGGCGAGCTGCCTCCCAGCCTTCACTACGAGAAGCCCAACCCACGCATCGACTTCGAGAGCAGCCCCTTCTACGTCAACGCCGCGCTCAAGCCGTGGCCGGAGGGGGACACGCCTCGGCGCGCGGGGGTGAGCTCGTTCGGGATTGGTGGCACCAACGCGCACGTCATCCTGGAGGAGGCGCCTGTCTCCCTCCCGGGCGATGCGGCGCGCCCATTGCAGCTCCTGGTGCTGTCCGCGAAGACACCCTCGGCGCTGGAGTCCCAGACGGCCGCGTTGCTGGCGCACTTGCAGGCCCACCCGGAGCAGCAGCTCGCGGATGTGGCCTGGACGCTTCAGGTCGGGCGCAAGCCCATGGAGATCCGCCGCATAGTGGTGTGTGAGGACCGGGCGAGTGCCGTGGCGGCGTTGGAGTCCAAGGACCCGCAGCGCATGTTTACCTTGGCCCCGGGCAACAGCACGCCGTCGGCCGTCTTCATGTTCCCCGGCGGAGGCGCGCAGTACCCGGACATGGGCCGTGGCCTCTACGCCTCCGAGAAGGTGTTCCGCGAGGCCGTGGACTGCTGCTGTGAGCTCCTGAGGCCTCGGCTGGGCTTTGACTTGCGGCCCGTCATGTACCCGGACGCGGCGAATGCCGCGGATGCCGTGCAGCGCCTCAAGCGCACCTCGCTGGCGCTGCCGGCTCTCTTCACCGTGGAATACGCGCTGGCGCAGCTGTGGCAATCCTGGGGCGTGAAGCCCGAGGCGCTCATCGGCCACAGCCTGGGCGAGTACGCCGCGGCCTGCCTCGCGGGCGTCTTCTCCTTGGAGGACGCACTGGCGCTGGTGGTGCTGCGCGGCAAGCTCTTCGAAGAACTGCCCGGTGGCGGCATGCTCAGCGTCCCGTTGCCCGAGGCGGAGCTTCGCCCGTTGCTGGGGGATTCGCTGTCCATTGCCGCGATGAACGGACCCGCGCAGTGCGCGGTCGCCGGGACGGTGGACGCCGTCGAGGCGCTGGCCGCCGAGCTGACCCGGCGCGAGGTGGAGTTCCGTCACATCCCCATCGACGTGGCGGCGCACTCGCACCTGGTGGAGCCCATCCTCGCGCGCTTCGAGTCCTTTGTGGGGACCCTGACGCGCAATGCGCCCACGTTGCCCATTGTCTCCAACGTCACCGGCACGTGGATGACGCCCGAGGAAGCGGTGGACCCGGCTTACTGGACGCGGCATCTGCGGCAGACGGTGCGCTTTGGTGACGGCATCCGCACGCTGGCCGCGCAGCCTGGGCGTGTCTACCTGGAGGTCGGTCCAGGCCGCACGCTGGGGACACTGGCGCGCCTGCAGCTCAATGGGCCCAAGGCCCCCTCGGTTCTCTCCTCGCTGCGTCACCCCCAGGACCCGGTGCCGGATGACGCGTTTCTCTCCACCACCGTCGGCCGGCTCTGGGCGGCGGGCATGGAGGTGGACTGGAGCGCGGTACATGGCGGTGCTCGGCGTCTGCGGGTGCCGCTCCCGACCTATCCCTTCGAGGGCCAGGATTACTGGCTGGCGCCGGAGGTGTCCTCCTCGCGTCGAAGGGGTATCGCGCGCAAGAGCGCGGACGTGGCCGGCTGGTTCTATCTTCCCGCGTGGCAGCGTGCGCCGTTGATGCCCAAGGCAGGGCCCGTGACGCCGCGCGGATGGGTCGTCTACCAGGATGTGGGGGGCCTGGGGGCGGCCCTGGCGGAGCGGTTGGAGCGCCTGGGCCACGGTGTCATTCGCGTGACGCCCGGCCCCGGTTTCCGTCAGGTGACGGAGCACGAGTTCACCGTGGATGGGCGAGAGCGTGAGGACCACGCCCAGTTCCTACGTGCGTTGAAGGCTCGGAGCTTCAACGTGGAGCGCGTGGTGTACCTCTGGAGCCTCGATGTGTCCGGGGCGGACTTTGACGAGGCTCAGGCGCGCGGTTTCTTTAGCGTGCTGCGGCTGGCGCAGGCCCTGTCCGGTGCGGAGCTGCCCGGGCCCGTGGAGTTGACGGTGGTGGGGCGCGAAGCGCTGGAGGTGGAGAGCGCCGATGCGGTGGCTCCCGAGCGCGCCACGCTGCCGGCGCTGTGCAAGGTGATTCCGCAAGAGTTGGACACCGTGGCGTGCCGCTACGTGGACGTCAGCACGCCATCAGTGGACGCATTGGTGCGGGAGGTGACGTCGGATGCCCCGGATCCGGTGGTGGCCTGGCGCGGCCCACACCGGCAGGTGCAGGCGTACGAGCCGCTGCGCATCGAAGCGGACACGCCGGTGTCCTGGCCCCTCAAGCAGCGCGGCGTGTACCTCATCACGGGCGGCCTGGGCGGCGTGGGCTTGCGGATGGCGGATTATCTGGCGCGCACCAGGCAGGCGCGGCTGGTCTTGGTGGGGCGCTCCGGCGCGGAGCAGGACGCGGATGGCCGCCGTCAACGTGCGGTGCGAGCGCTGGAGGCCGCGGGAGCGGAGGTGCTGGTGGCTCGCGCGGATGTGGCGGATGAGGCGCAGTTGCGCACGGTCCTGGCGGAGGTGGATTCTCGCTTTGGCGCGCTGGATGGAGTCATCCACGCCGCGGGGCTCGCGGGCGACGGCGCGGTGTCGTTGCTTGGCGCCATGGAGCCGGCGACGTGCGCGCCGCACTTCCGGGCGAAGGTGCATGGCACATATGCACTGGACCGGGCGTTGGCGGGCCGTTCGTTGGATTTCGTGCTGCTGGTGTCCTCCAACGCCACGGTGCTGGGTGGCCTGGGATTGGGGGCCTACGCGGCGGCCAATGCCTTCCTGGATGCATTCGCGGCGGCGCGCTCGCGGACCGGGGGCCCGCGGTGGCTGAGCACCAACTGGGATGGGTGGCCAGTGGATGCCGCCGAGGGCGCGAAGGCGGTCCAGACCAGCATCGACCAGTTCGCCATGACGCCCGACGAGGCGGTGGAGGCCTTTCGCCGGGTGGTGGAGGCGCCGCTGGAAGGGCAGGTGTTGGTGTCCACGGGCAACCTGGACGCGCGCGTGGCGCAGTGGGTACGGCGCGAGGGCGCGGGCGCGAAGAAGGACGCGGGGGGCACGTTGCACTCACGTCCCGCGCTGGGCACTGAGTATGTGGCACCCACCGATGAGGTGGAGCGCGCGCTCGTGCGTGTGTGGCAGGAGCAGTTGGGACTGGAGCAGTTGGGCATTCACGACAACTTCTTCGACCTGGGAGGGAATTCACTCCTGTGGCTGAAGATCGTCGGGCGGATGAAGCGGGAGCTGGGGCGGGACGTGCCCCTCACCAGCGTCTTCGAGGCCCCCACCGTGGCCACCCTGGCGAAGAAGCTGGGACAGGGACCGGCCCCAGCGGAGACCACCGCCTTCGAGTCCAGCCAGAGCCGTGGGGCTCAACGCAGAGAGCGTCGCAGCCGTCGCGAATAG